Within the Salvia hispanica cultivar TCC Black 2014 chromosome 4, UniMelb_Shisp_WGS_1.0, whole genome shotgun sequence genome, the region caacTAGTATTATCACagaactttaaaaaattaggtttttcccacgaactttgaaattgacaaataatatcgcGAACTTTACCCCgaatttgttatttcccatcaatgaaaaaattccggcaataatatcatgatacagatttttttcgtaatttctcgacaactaCTTCAAGAGTCTCaagattttcaatatttaagaatagtttttcttgaagcacatcCTCtaaatttgttcttcaatcaattaatatacctgaaattttttcattggtggaaaataacaaactcgggataaagttcgtgatattatttgtcaatttcaaagttcgtggaaaaaacccaactttttaaaagttccATGATATTAGGCGTCGATATCCCTTTTAACTAGGTAGAGATGAAACTGTGGAAATTTAAACCCTAAACTTTGATGattatcagaaaaaaaaatgttaatatccATGTAGTAAGATCAAAAGTTTGGGAGTTGAGTTGCGATACGTttgaacaataattaaaatattttgtactaaaattattaattgtcattttcgttACTTCAAATTCAGTGTGCAAATTTGGTGTCCCAATTTATGTAGTACGTATGAATTATATAAGTTGAATATAACAAAGAATGGcggttttatatatttttaatactcctactaaaaTTTGTAAGTAAATTGCAAACGAATGTAATTTTGTTAAGTTAGGAAGTGGAATAAATAATAACAACATTTATATccaataaagaagaaaagcaGCTCAAAAGCCTATACAAACAAAGTGGCTTCTACTAATTAGTCTATacaagaaattcaaaatttacattaCTATTGAACGTAATTAACTCACtaacaaaaggaaaattatatattaaattcgatatatatgtgtttatatatatttaaataaatatattaaatttaattaggtgaATTAAGCATGAGCACCTTGTGCCTTGCTTCACTAATTATAATCTCCTCTTTCATCTTCCTTATgaaatcttcaaatttccgATTCAGCTCCTCCGTACTCATCATCTCCTCTTTCTTCTCcacttcatcatcatcatcttctccttCCTCGCCGTCGAGTCCGTACAGCTCCTCCACATCGTCCTGGAAAAGCCAGCAACTCGCCGAATCCGGTCGATTTCCGTCCGCGGAGGAATCACGCTCATCTTCTCCTCTTTCCTCCTCACTCTCCGCGATGAAAATGGAGACTTCTTTTCCGATCTGATCCCCTTCGTCGTCTCCGGCGCGATCGCGATGATCGCGATTGCGATCCGCATCGGCGGTCTCGTCCAATTGGAATCGGTCGAGAGCCGTCTGCATCAAGGCGTCGGCGATCCGCTTATCGTCGAGATCGTGAGCGGCGGGAGGGCGAATTAAGCCGGAGGACTTGGCGAGGAAGACGAGGAGGCCGTTGCAGACGAGGAAGAGGCAGTTTTTGCTGAGCGCGTGGGTGAGGAGGTGGAAGGAGGTGGCAGAGAAGTAGGGGTGGAATTTGGGGGAGGAGTGGAGCAGAGACGAGGAGTAGGAAATTAGGAAGGAGAAGAGTGAGACGGAGATTAGGAGGTGAGAGATCATCTTCTTCGACGGTTGAGATCCGGTGGGGTGATATTTTTGGTCCATTTCTTAGGGTTTGATCCAATTGTGTGTGcgagtgtgtgtgttttggggataaatttttgaagaagCATGGTGAATATACAGAGGAAAATGGCGCCTCTTTATAGGTGAAGAGTTGGAAGTTGTTTTACAGAAATGCCCCCAGATTGCGACATTGAACGTAAAAGTGGAAGGATATTTATGGCAGGATGTTCATATTCCATCTTTTTGTGCAAAAgatagatttgaattttgacctcaagtataaacaaattgaattatatttcatGCAAATTATTTCATggtgaaattaaaacaaatagtaGTAGCAAACTTTTTAGTAGGTCCTAAATAAATGAACACATCttgattattttatgaatttattttagcAAATTATAGTTGCTATAAGAATCAATAATCCATTACACGTACTATACTAATCACCTTTAATTGTATTGGACTAGATCAAATTCATTtccattaaattattaaacaaGAGTACTTGAGGCTATCTCGCTAGAAGCTAAGTAGCTAAGTTTTTATAGATATATTGAcggggtagtgataaaatgcaaatttatatattgtataaactcaaaactcctcaacacaacttcaacacagcttcaatacaatatcaacccagtgtaaaatttcaagattttaatgtcaacacagtatcaacacaacatcaatcattgactatcgttgaaattctgttgacattttcttgttgatgcttttttgcgatatgttgatatttttcaatggtccagatcataattttgagtttgtacaatatatagagttttcatttgatcacatatCTATATACACGtctatgattaaaaaaaacaaaaaaaatgatacatacgtctaaaaaaaaataatactactactatttgtattttaaattttaattactctaaATGAGACCcaaagaggaaaaaagtttattctttttttgcaGTTAACATTATTAAGAAAGAGTCCAAAAGATATTGAATCGAGATTGTCTCATTTTCTAGAAGTGGGGATTGAGAGTGGGCTAGCATGAGTGACGGCCCAAGACCCACCACTTAAGAGGGCCCATTCTGAGTACatctatattaatttgaacTTAAACGATTGTAGTTTTGAGCAAGGCATCTATCTTAATCTCCATGTTGATTGTGTATCAGGActgttttattgtttttcttgtaCCAtcctattatttaaaaattaatcaaaattgttTCCTTAATATCTTACTAATAAAACTCAGTATCCAAACTTTGCTTATTGTATACTCATGTTTATGTAAAATTGTGTAAATTCTCCCAcgttctaattttttttttccggtTACAAGAGACCTTAAGAAAATACTACAACCTATCCAGTTTGAACATATGCAATTCCAAAATGATCTCTTAATAATCGCTTGTACCATTGCAAATCTTTCTGATGTTTGCTCTCACTTGCACATGGCGATCATCAATAATCAATTAGCAATGACACTTTGGGTGATTgtttaaatgattaaattaataatcccccagtcccacaataagagtcttgTTCTGTCATTTTGGTTCGTTTcaataagagtcttatttcatttttaccgtAAATtataagtaggtcccacattccaccaacttatctcactcacattttgttattaaataaatatactaatccgactcatattccaccaacttattcaattcacttttctttacatttcttaaaatccgtgttaTAACTAAATACGACTCTTATTCCGGgacatatagtagtattttcatgattttgttatttttcgtTCAGATAATAATCTTATgcatttcaatttataatatactataacCTAAAAAACAGATGAGATGGATGTGGAAAAATTGAAAg harbors:
- the LOC125217780 gene encoding uncharacterized protein LOC125217780, with the protein product MDQKYHPTGSQPSKKMISHLLISVSLFSFLISYSSSLLHSSPKFHPYFSATSFHLLTHALSKNCLFLVCNGLLVFLAKSSGLIRPPAAHDLDDKRIADALMQTALDRFQLDETADADRNRDHRDRAGDDEGDQIGKEVSIFIAESEEERGEDERDSSADGNRPDSASCWLFQDDVEELYGLDGEEGEDDDDEVEKKEEMMSTEELNRKFEDFIRKMKEEIIISEARHKVLMLNSPN